In Manis pentadactyla isolate mManPen7 chromosome 3, mManPen7.hap1, whole genome shotgun sequence, a single window of DNA contains:
- the RPS20 gene encoding 40S ribosomal protein S20: protein MAFKDTGKTPVEPEVAIHRIRITLTSRNVKSLEKVCADLIRGAKEKNLKVKGPVRMPTKTLRITTRKTPCGEGSKTWDRFQMRIHKRLIDLHSPSEIVKQITSISIEPGVEVEVTIADA, encoded by the exons ATG GCTTTTAAAGATACTGGAAAGACACCCGTGGAACCGGAGGTGGCGATTCACCGAATTAGAATTACTCTGACCAGCCGCAACGTAAAGTCTTTGGAGAAGG TATGCGCTGACTTGATAAGAGGTGCAAAGGAAAAGAACCTCAAAGTGAAAGGACCGGTTCGGATGCCTACCAAG ACTCTGAGAATCACTACAAGAAAAACACCTTGTGGTGAAGGTTCTAAGACTTGGGATCGTTTTCAGATGAGGATCCACAAGCGTCTCATTGACTTGCACAGTCCTTCTGAGATTGTTAAGCAGATTACTTCCATCAGTATTGAGCCAGGAGTCGAGGTTGAAGTCACCATTGCAGATGCTTAA